From Panicum hallii strain FIL2 chromosome 2, PHallii_v3.1, whole genome shotgun sequence, a single genomic window includes:
- the LOC112879838 gene encoding helicase-like transcription factor CHR28 isoform X1 — protein MLAGNMNNDNIIDLISDSDDDFDQQTASTITSFGQNGEGLVPISFEDEDWQRGAPAPSSSRHTHNNNGQYRTLPPSFTNGRPTESARYTFGSGDMTRPHPSYMAARHDSARGLSVSNRVDSVGEKHASSAADANDNSKRVLPSSFSNGNTSKFTGANVASATRKLPPLSTDRNSQNLGENRMGTNMTNGNVHPSSSRMAIGSFSASNTQRENDDDDVIVYGGPSSHRVLPSSFGVSNSNNSEVNGFGAQGRLNPENRILDSDERAVYQEALQHISREKREDDLPEGVLTVPLLKHQKMALAWMVSKENSSHCAGGILADDQGLGKTVSTIALIQKERSQQSKFMSVDSDRLKSEALNLDEDDEGEQTVNDEPKKDQGVISLSTAAGTSSVVPCVSQPNNVLDKMDESKVERKKKAKACTSSVSTTRSMTRPAAGTLVVCPASVLKQWANELTDKVSESAKLSVLVYHGGLRTKDPSELAKYDVVVTTYTIVANEVPKQIADDDSDQKNSEEPSAGNKRKPPSNAKSKSKKKKKRLDSDFDLDSGPIARVRWFRVVLDEAQTIKNYRTIVARACCGLRAKRRWCLSGTPIQNAIDELFSYFRFLKYDPYSTFNSFCTMIKHPIARDAVLGYKKLQAVLRVVLLRRTKETLINGVPIINLPPKTINLNKVDFSHEERSFYLTLEERSRQQFKAFAAAGTLKQNYANILLMLLRLRQACDHPLLVKGNQSEYGGDGSIEMAKQLPKEMVIDLLAKVEVGSALCTLCNDPPEDAVVTICGHVFCYQCIHERITTDENMCPAPNCSKTLSLESLFSSGALRICISGKSSSAGSSSSADNESSSISQSSYVSSKIQAAIDILNSIINTDALTESDTVESNRSRVAPAKAIVFSQWTGMLDLLELSLNTNLIQYRRLDGTMSLNLRDKAVKDFNTDPEVRVMIMSLKAGNLGLNMVAACHVILLDLWWNPYAEDQAVDRAHRIGQTRPVTVSRLTVKDTVEDRILALQEEKRAMVSSAFGEDKSGGHTTRLTVEDLRYLFKI, from the exons ATGCTAGCTGGCAATATGAACAACGACAATATTATTGACTTGATCTCAGATAGTGATGATGATTTTGACCAGCAGACAGCTTCTACAATCACAAGTTTTGGTCAGAATGGTGAAGGGCTTGTTCCAATCAGTTTTGAGGATGAGGATTGGCAGAGGGGTGCTCctgccccatcttcttcaaggcaTACTCATAACAATAATGGTCAATACAGGACTCTACCACCATCTTTTACAAATGGTAGACCTACGGAGAGTGCTCGTTATACATTTGGTTCAGGGGACATGACTCGTCCCCATCCTTCTTATATGGCTGCGCGACATGATTCTGCAAGGGGCCTTTCTGTTTCGAACAGAGTTGACAGTGTAGGGGAAAAACACGCCAGTTCCGCTGCAGATGCAAATGACAACAGCAAGAGGGTTCTTCCATCTTCTTTTTCCAATGGCAACACATCAAAATTTACAGGTGCAAATGTTGCTAGTGCGACACGCAAGCTCCCACCACTTTCTACTGATAGAAACTCACAAAATTTGGGTGAAAACAGAATGGGAACAAATATGACCAATGGAAATGTGCATCCTTCATCTTCAAGGATGGCAATAGGAAGTTTTAGTGCGAGCAATACCCAGAGAGAGAATGATGATG ATGATGTTATTGTTTATGGAGGCCCTAGCTCACATAGGGTACTGCCTTCATCGTTTGGTGTCAGCAATTCTAATAACAGTGAAGTTAACGGCTTTGGTGCACAAGGTCGCCTGAATCCAGAAAATAGGATTTTGGATTCTGATGAGAGAGCAGTATATCAGGAAGCCCTGCAG CATATTAGTCGGGAAAAAAGGGAAGATGATCTGCCTGAGGGAGTGCTAACAGTACCTCTCCTTAAGCATCAG AAAATGGCATTAGCTTGGATGGTTTCAAAGGAGAATAGCTCACATTGTGCTGGTGGGATTCTTGCAGATGACCAG GGCCTTGGCAAAACTGTGTCTACTATTGCCCTTATACAAAAGGAGAGGAGTCAACAATCTAAGTTCATGTCTGTTGATTCGGATCGTTTGAAATCTGAAGCACTAAAtcttgatgaagatgatgaaggaGAACAAACTGTGAATGATGAACCCAAGAAGGACCAAGGGGTTATTTCATTGTCAACAGCTGCTGGCACTAGTAGTGTTGTGCCATGTGTCAGTCAACCCAATAATGTTCTGGATAAAATGGACGAAAGCAAAGTTGAACGCAAAAAGAAGGCTAAAGCATGCACATCATCTGTATCCACCACGCGGTCCATGACAAGGCCGGCTGCAGGTACTCTAGTAGTATGCCCTGCTAGCGTTCTTAAGCAGTGGGCTAATGAATTGACTGACAAGGTTAGTGAAAGTGCTAAATTATCTGTTCTAGTCTACCATGGTGGTTTGAGGACCAAAGATCCAAGTGAGCTGGCAAAATACGATGTGGTTGTGACTACATATACAATTGTGGCCAATGAAGTACCTAAACAGATCGCTGATGATGACTCAGATCAAAAGAACAGTGAAGAACCTTCAGCTGGCAATAAAAGAAAACCACCATCAAATGCAAAGAGCAAGTctaagaaaaagaagaagagactTGACTCAGACTTTGACCTTGACAGTGGCCCAATTGCGAGGGTACGGTGGTTTAGGGTTGTGCTTGATGAAGCTCAGACAATAAAAAACTACCGAACTATAGTGGCCAGAGCATGTTGTGGGCTAAGAGCAAAAAGGAGATGGTGCCTATCAGGAACACCTATACAAAATGCAATTGATGAACTGTTCAGCTATTTTCGTTTCTTGAAATATGATCCATATTCCACATTTAACTCATTTTGCACAATGATAAAGCACCCAATTGCCAGAGATGCAGTTCTTGGGTATAAGAAACTTCAAGCTGTGTTGAGGGTGGTTCTCCTGCGTCGTACAAAAG AAACTCTGATTAATGGAGTACCAATCATAAATTTACCTCCGAAGACAATTAATCTGAATAAAGTAGATTTCTCACATGAGGAGCGGTCCTTCTATTTGACACTGGAAGAACGTTCTCGGCAACAGTTCAAG GCATTCGCTGCGGCTGGGACACTCAAACAAAACTATGCAAACATCCTTTTAATGTTGTTACGGCTTCGGCAAGCCTGTGATCATCCTCTTCTTGTGAAGGGTAATCAGTCAGAATATGGAGGTGATGGTTCTATAGAAATGGCAAAGCAACTTCCAAAGGAAATGGTGATAGATTTGCTTGCAAAAGTGGAAGTGGGATCTGCGCTTTGTACCTTATGCAAT GACCCACCTGAGGATGCTGTTGTGACGATTTGTGGTCATGTTTTCTGCTATCAATGTATACATGAACGGATAACTACTGATGAGAATATGTGTCCTGCCCCTAATTGCAGTAAGACATTAAGTCTTGAATCATTATTTTCATCAGGTGCATTAAGGATTTGCATCTCTGGCAAATCTAGTTCTGCAGGATCAAGTTCATCAGCAGATAATGAGTCATCTTCAATCAGTCAAAGCAGCTACGTCTCCTCCAAGATACAAGCAGCCATTGATATACTAAATTCTATCATCAACACAGATGCCCTTACTGAAAGTGATACTGTGGAATCAAATCGAAGTCGAGTAGCCCCAGCGAAAGCGATTGTCTTCTCTCAGTGGACTGGCATGTTGGATTTGCTGGAGCTTTCACTGAATACCAATCTTATACAGTACAGGAGACTAGATGGAAcgatgtctctcaacttaagagataaagcagTGAAGGATTTTAACACTGACCCAGAG GTCAGAGTTATGATTATGTCACTGAAAGCAGGTAATCTTGGTCTCAACATGGTTGCTGCTTGCCACGTAATTCTCCTTGATCTCTGGTGGAACCCTTATGCCGAGGACCAGGCAGTGGATAGGGCACATAGAATTGGGCAGACTCGTCCTGTCACTGTATCTCGCTTGACTGTTAAAGACACAGTGGAAGATCGTATTTTAGCGTTACAG GAGGAAAAGAGAGCTATGGTCAGCTCTGCTTTCGGCGAAGACAAATCCGGTGGCCACACGACTCGGCTCACTGTGGAAGACTTGCGGTACCTATTTAAGATATAA
- the LOC112881456 gene encoding cytokinin riboside 5'-monophosphate phosphoribohydrolase LOG3-like, with protein MEGAVERSGGGGGGKGSGSRFRRVCVFCGSSSGKRSSYRDAAVELGRELVARKVDLVYGGGSLGLMGEVSEAVHKGGGHVIGVIPTTLMGKEITGETVGEVRAVAGMHQRKAEMARNSDAFIALPGGYGTLDELLEVIAWAQLGIHSKPVGLLNVNGYYNFLLAFIDKAVDDGFIKPAQRHIFVSAPDARGLVQKLEEYEAVADEDPAMPKLRWEIEQVGYNAALPAEVAR; from the exons ATGGAAGGGGCGGTcgagaggagcggcggcgggggtgggggcAAGGGGTCCGGCAGCAGGTTCAGGCGGGTGTGCGTGTTCTGCGGGAGCAGCTCCGGCAAGCGGAGCAGCTACCGggacgccgccgtcgagctcggCAGGGAGCTG GTGGCGAGGAAGGTGGACCTGGTGTACGGAGGCGGCAGCCTGGGGCTCATGGGGGAGGTCTCCGAGGCCGTGCACAAGGGCGGCGGCCACGTCATTGG CGTCATACCGACGACCCTGATGGGCAAGGAG ATCACCGGGGAGACGGTGGGCGAGGTGCGGGCCGTGGCGGGCATGCACCAGCGCAAGGCGGAGATGGCGCGCAACTCCGACGCCTTCATCGCGCTCCCGG GCGGGTACGGGACGCTGGACGAGCTCCTGGAGGTGATCGCGTGGGCCCAGCTCGGCATCCACAGCAAGCCG GTGGGCCTGCTGAACGTGAACGGGTACTACAACTTCCTgctggccttcatcgacaaggCGGTGGACGACGGCTTCATCAAGCCCGCGCAGCGCCACATCTTCGTCAGCGCCCCCGACGCCAGGGGCCTCGTCCAGAAGCTCGAG GAGTACGAGGCGGTGGCGGACGAGGACCCGGCGATGCCCAAGCTGCGGTGGGAGATCGAGCAGGTCGGCTACAACGCCGCGCTGCCGGCCGAGGTCGCCCGCTAG
- the LOC112883116 gene encoding uncharacterized protein LOC112883116, whose translation MQADMSPPPAHPPDGLPCPAARIMPADRSDTARRARRAGLPNPTTRCRPPAPRPCPRPRPPHPGYNPPRRLAATSEQGSQSVTRGRTRTYVRCRVSVAEKRSMACQQLRSTSLPVRPHALVLELEDELQRLRSGAAASAPSPAALAGRLGDAYGRIEELVRLPGGRDALSSARWRRAVEAGLDASVALLDLCERARDAAASAKQHVRAARRALRRGDTALARAAVRGYARCLAKAGKQAGARKALGRRAAPADAEAPAAVKVLSEAVAVTVAVLQGVLSTLSARVVDTRKIRWCVVSKLMRSDWSLCVCRDLDGEDGVLSAQETLQELEDSVEAVESGLEHLFRQIVQSRVALLNVLTL comes from the coding sequence ATGCAAGCGGACATGTCCCCCCCGCCGGCCCACCCACCTGACGGCCTCCCGTGCCCCGCGGCCCGCATCATGCCGGCCGACCGCTCCGACACCGCTCGCCGAGCACGACGCGCCGGCCTCCCCAACCCCACGACACGCTGCCGCCCCCCGGCGCCACGCCCatgcccccgcccccgccccccgcaCCCCGGATATAACCCGCCGCGAAGGCTCGCCGCAACCTCGGAACAAGGAAGCCAAAGCGTGACACGGGGTCGAACACGTACGTACGTCCGGTGCCGCGTTTCGGTAGCAGAGAAGAGGTCGATGGCGTGCCAGCAGCTGCGGTCGACCAGCCTGCCCGTGAGGCCGCACGCCCTGGTGCTGGAGCTCGAGGACGAGCTGCAGCGCCTCCGGtccggcgcggcggcgtcggcgccgTCCCCCGCGGCGCTCGCGGGGCGGCTCGGCGACGCGTACGGGCGCATCGAGGAGCTCGTGCGGCTCCCGGGCGGCCGCGACGCGCTGTCGAGCGCGCGGTGGAGGCGCGCCGTGGAGGCGGGGCTGGACGCGTCGGTGGCGCTGCTGGACCTGTGCGAGCGCGCCCGGGACGCCGCCGCGTCCGCGAAGCAGCacgtgcgcgcggcgcggcgcgcgctcCGGAGAGGGGACACCGCGCTCGCCAGGGCGGCCGTGCGGGGGTACGCCCGGTGCCTGGCCAAGGCCGGCAAACAGGCCGGCGCGAGAAAGGCCCTGGGCAggcgcgcggcgccggcggacgCCGAGGCGCCGGCCGCGGTGAAGGTGCTGTCGGAGGCGGTGGCGGTCACCGTCGCCGTGCTGCAGGGTGTGCTGTCGACGCTGTCCGCGCGAGTCGTGGACACGAGGAAGATCAGGTGGTGCGTCGTGTCGAAGCTGATGCGCAGCGACTGGTCGCTTTGTGTGTGTAGAGATTTGGACGGGGAGGATGGAGTGTTGAGCGCTCAGGAGACGTTGCAGGAGCTAGAGGACAGTGTGGAAGCCGTGGAGAGCGGGCTAGAGCATCTGTTCAGGCAAATTGTTCAGAGCAGAGTTGCCCTGCTCAACGTGCTTACTTTGTAA
- the LOC112879838 gene encoding helicase-like transcription factor CHR28 isoform X2 — MGTNMTNGNVHPSSSRMAIGSFSASNTQRENDDDDVIVYGGPSSHRVLPSSFGVSNSNNSEVNGFGAQGRLNPENRILDSDERAVYQEALQHISREKREDDLPEGVLTVPLLKHQKMALAWMVSKENSSHCAGGILADDQGLGKTVSTIALIQKERSQQSKFMSVDSDRLKSEALNLDEDDEGEQTVNDEPKKDQGVISLSTAAGTSSVVPCVSQPNNVLDKMDESKVERKKKAKACTSSVSTTRSMTRPAAGTLVVCPASVLKQWANELTDKVSESAKLSVLVYHGGLRTKDPSELAKYDVVVTTYTIVANEVPKQIADDDSDQKNSEEPSAGNKRKPPSNAKSKSKKKKKRLDSDFDLDSGPIARVRWFRVVLDEAQTIKNYRTIVARACCGLRAKRRWCLSGTPIQNAIDELFSYFRFLKYDPYSTFNSFCTMIKHPIARDAVLGYKKLQAVLRVVLLRRTKETLINGVPIINLPPKTINLNKVDFSHEERSFYLTLEERSRQQFKAFAAAGTLKQNYANILLMLLRLRQACDHPLLVKGNQSEYGGDGSIEMAKQLPKEMVIDLLAKVEVGSALCTLCNDPPEDAVVTICGHVFCYQCIHERITTDENMCPAPNCSKTLSLESLFSSGALRICISGKSSSAGSSSSADNESSSISQSSYVSSKIQAAIDILNSIINTDALTESDTVESNRSRVAPAKAIVFSQWTGMLDLLELSLNTNLIQYRRLDGTMSLNLRDKAVKDFNTDPEVRVMIMSLKAGNLGLNMVAACHVILLDLWWNPYAEDQAVDRAHRIGQTRPVTVSRLTVKDTVEDRILALQEEKRAMVSSAFGEDKSGGHTTRLTVEDLRYLFKI; from the exons ATGGGAACAAATATGACCAATGGAAATGTGCATCCTTCATCTTCAAGGATGGCAATAGGAAGTTTTAGTGCGAGCAATACCCAGAGAGAGAATGATGATG ATGATGTTATTGTTTATGGAGGCCCTAGCTCACATAGGGTACTGCCTTCATCGTTTGGTGTCAGCAATTCTAATAACAGTGAAGTTAACGGCTTTGGTGCACAAGGTCGCCTGAATCCAGAAAATAGGATTTTGGATTCTGATGAGAGAGCAGTATATCAGGAAGCCCTGCAG CATATTAGTCGGGAAAAAAGGGAAGATGATCTGCCTGAGGGAGTGCTAACAGTACCTCTCCTTAAGCATCAG AAAATGGCATTAGCTTGGATGGTTTCAAAGGAGAATAGCTCACATTGTGCTGGTGGGATTCTTGCAGATGACCAG GGCCTTGGCAAAACTGTGTCTACTATTGCCCTTATACAAAAGGAGAGGAGTCAACAATCTAAGTTCATGTCTGTTGATTCGGATCGTTTGAAATCTGAAGCACTAAAtcttgatgaagatgatgaaggaGAACAAACTGTGAATGATGAACCCAAGAAGGACCAAGGGGTTATTTCATTGTCAACAGCTGCTGGCACTAGTAGTGTTGTGCCATGTGTCAGTCAACCCAATAATGTTCTGGATAAAATGGACGAAAGCAAAGTTGAACGCAAAAAGAAGGCTAAAGCATGCACATCATCTGTATCCACCACGCGGTCCATGACAAGGCCGGCTGCAGGTACTCTAGTAGTATGCCCTGCTAGCGTTCTTAAGCAGTGGGCTAATGAATTGACTGACAAGGTTAGTGAAAGTGCTAAATTATCTGTTCTAGTCTACCATGGTGGTTTGAGGACCAAAGATCCAAGTGAGCTGGCAAAATACGATGTGGTTGTGACTACATATACAATTGTGGCCAATGAAGTACCTAAACAGATCGCTGATGATGACTCAGATCAAAAGAACAGTGAAGAACCTTCAGCTGGCAATAAAAGAAAACCACCATCAAATGCAAAGAGCAAGTctaagaaaaagaagaagagactTGACTCAGACTTTGACCTTGACAGTGGCCCAATTGCGAGGGTACGGTGGTTTAGGGTTGTGCTTGATGAAGCTCAGACAATAAAAAACTACCGAACTATAGTGGCCAGAGCATGTTGTGGGCTAAGAGCAAAAAGGAGATGGTGCCTATCAGGAACACCTATACAAAATGCAATTGATGAACTGTTCAGCTATTTTCGTTTCTTGAAATATGATCCATATTCCACATTTAACTCATTTTGCACAATGATAAAGCACCCAATTGCCAGAGATGCAGTTCTTGGGTATAAGAAACTTCAAGCTGTGTTGAGGGTGGTTCTCCTGCGTCGTACAAAAG AAACTCTGATTAATGGAGTACCAATCATAAATTTACCTCCGAAGACAATTAATCTGAATAAAGTAGATTTCTCACATGAGGAGCGGTCCTTCTATTTGACACTGGAAGAACGTTCTCGGCAACAGTTCAAG GCATTCGCTGCGGCTGGGACACTCAAACAAAACTATGCAAACATCCTTTTAATGTTGTTACGGCTTCGGCAAGCCTGTGATCATCCTCTTCTTGTGAAGGGTAATCAGTCAGAATATGGAGGTGATGGTTCTATAGAAATGGCAAAGCAACTTCCAAAGGAAATGGTGATAGATTTGCTTGCAAAAGTGGAAGTGGGATCTGCGCTTTGTACCTTATGCAAT GACCCACCTGAGGATGCTGTTGTGACGATTTGTGGTCATGTTTTCTGCTATCAATGTATACATGAACGGATAACTACTGATGAGAATATGTGTCCTGCCCCTAATTGCAGTAAGACATTAAGTCTTGAATCATTATTTTCATCAGGTGCATTAAGGATTTGCATCTCTGGCAAATCTAGTTCTGCAGGATCAAGTTCATCAGCAGATAATGAGTCATCTTCAATCAGTCAAAGCAGCTACGTCTCCTCCAAGATACAAGCAGCCATTGATATACTAAATTCTATCATCAACACAGATGCCCTTACTGAAAGTGATACTGTGGAATCAAATCGAAGTCGAGTAGCCCCAGCGAAAGCGATTGTCTTCTCTCAGTGGACTGGCATGTTGGATTTGCTGGAGCTTTCACTGAATACCAATCTTATACAGTACAGGAGACTAGATGGAAcgatgtctctcaacttaagagataaagcagTGAAGGATTTTAACACTGACCCAGAG GTCAGAGTTATGATTATGTCACTGAAAGCAGGTAATCTTGGTCTCAACATGGTTGCTGCTTGCCACGTAATTCTCCTTGATCTCTGGTGGAACCCTTATGCCGAGGACCAGGCAGTGGATAGGGCACATAGAATTGGGCAGACTCGTCCTGTCACTGTATCTCGCTTGACTGTTAAAGACACAGTGGAAGATCGTATTTTAGCGTTACAG GAGGAAAAGAGAGCTATGGTCAGCTCTGCTTTCGGCGAAGACAAATCCGGTGGCCACACGACTCGGCTCACTGTGGAAGACTTGCGGTACCTATTTAAGATATAA
- the LOC112881991 gene encoding O-fucosyltransferase 6-like, producing the protein MGQPRRRGYPHGHHHRCPRRIALPAAALALLFLAVSLLSVSLLSAPPLADPRTGLATSSRRFLRRDPTNGSGGELVGTESGEAFSVPTHGWIGQDDLWHSKLASNFYGCCNSSSKYLDSSITTQPERYLIVVTSGGLNQQRTGIVDAVVAARILNATLVVPKLDQTSFWKDSSNFSEIFDIDWFISFLAKDIKIIKEPPVKGGKAMKPYKMRVPRKCTPRCYLNRILPALLKKHVIRMTKYDYRLSNKLDTDLQKLRCRVNYHALRFTDPIQELGEKLIQQMREKSRYFIALHLRFEPDMLAFSGCYYGGGEKERRELAAIRRRWRTLHIRDPEKGRRQGRCPLTPEEVGLMLRALGYRSDVPIYVASGEIYGGEDTLAPLKALFPNFHTKETLSGEEELAPFLKFSSRMAAIDFIVCDESDAFVANNIGNMAKILAGRRRYFGHKRTIRPNAKQLYPLFMKRGNMSWDAFSSQMRIIQKGYMGDPMEITPGRGEFHVNPAACICEKIGGYSVAKSISRSNQEPVNDTGIRKAVVGPPYPVYTDEEADGSDTEDDQDTTARGEMIDAEPDDDSVVRQEDPELEEILSD; encoded by the exons ATGGGCCaaccgcggcggcgcggctacccgcacggccaccaccaccgctgTCCGCGCCGCATTGCGCTGCCGGCGGCCGCGCTAGCCCTGCTCTTCCTCGCCGTCTCGCTCCTCTCCGTCTCACTCctctccgcgccgccgctcgccgacCCGCGCACCGGCCTCGCCACCTCCTCCCGCCGGTTCCTCCGCCGCGACCCG ACGAACGGCTCCGGCGGCGAACTGGTGGGTACCGAGAGCGGCGAGGCGTTCAGTGTTCCG ACACATGGATGGATTGGGCAGGATGATCTTTGGCATTCAAAGCTTGCTAGCAACTTCTATGGATGCTGCAACTCTAGCAGTAAATATCTTG ATTCCAGTATTACCACACAGCCAGAGCGATACTTAATTGTTGTTACAAGTGGAGGTCTCAATCAGCAGAGAACAGGG ATAGTTGACGCTGTCGTGGCTGCGCGTATTCTGAACGCTACACTTGTTGTTCCCAAACTGGATCAAACATCTTTCTGGAAAGATTCAAG CAATTTTTCAGAAATCTTTGATATCGACTGGTTCATCTCATTCCTTGCAAAGgatatcaaaattatcaaagaGCCTCCAGTAAAAGGAGGTAAAGCCATGAAGCCCTATAAAATGCGTGTCCCCCGAAAATGTACTCCACGGTGTTACTTGAACCGCATCTTACCGGCACTTCTGAAGAAACAT GTTATTCGAATGACTAAATATGATTATAGGCTCTCAAATAAGTTGGACACTGACCTGCAAAAACTGCGTTGCAGAGTCAATTATCATGCTTTGAGATTTACTGACCCGATACAAGAATTAGGTGAAAAGCTAATACAACAAATGCGGGAAAAGAGCAGATATTTTATTGCTCTTCATCTGAG ATTTGAACCTGATATGCTTGCCTTTTCTGGGTGCTATTATGGCGGTGGAGAAAAGGAGAGGAGAGAATTAGCTGCAATTCGCAGACGATGGAGAACCTTGCAT ATACGTGACCCAGAGAAAGGAAGAAGGCAAGGTAGATGTCCACTAACTCCTGAGGAGGTAGGTCTGATGTTGAGGGCATTAGGCTACAGAAGTGATGTCCCCATTTATGTTGCTTCTGGTGAGATATATGGAGGGGAAGATACTTTAGCACCCCTCAAAGCGCTCTTTCCCAATTTCCATACAAAAGAAACACTGTCAGGCGAAGAGGAGCTTGCTCCATTCTTGAAGTTCTCATCTCGCATGGCTGCAATCGATTTCATTGTCTGTGATGAAAGTGATGCTTTTGTGGCTAACAACATTGGTAATATGGCCAAAATTCTTGCTGGGCGAAG GAGATATTTTGGCCACAAGAGAACAATCCGACCAAATGCTAAACAGCTCTATCCCTTATTTATGAAGAGGGGGAATATGTCATGGGATGCATTCTCCTCCCAGATGCGAATAATCCAGAAAGGATATATGGGCGATCCCATGGAAATCACACCAGGAAGAGGTGAATTTCATGTGAACCCAGCCGCCTGTATATGTGAAAAGATCGGCGGATACTCAGTAGCAAAGTCCATTTCTAGAAGCAACCAGGAACCTGTAAATGACACTGGAATAAGGAAAGCCGTTGTGGGACCACCATATCCTGTTTATACTGATGAAGAAGCAGATGGATCTGATACAGAAGATGACCAGGATACCACCGCAAGAGGAGAGATGATTGATGCTGAACCCGATGATGACTCTGTTGTCAGACAAGAGGATCCTGAGCTAGAGGAGATCCTGTCAGATTAG
- the LOC112879840 gene encoding uncharacterized protein LOC112879840: protein MATHLRSISLPTRPHALVLKAEQELQRLRALASPPSPPPSAHALRALLQDLGDLHEYVEEVVRLPTNWDALRLPRHRRLVEAELEGSVALLDLCGAARDGLAAAKDQLRDLRSALRRHRRAAWNPEQLPSRGDAAVVGGRVEAYAAALKKASRAIRRGCGRRAAAETARDDSCGGAPRPVAMLAEVRELTVSLLQASVEALLRQAVVRPSTAGKWSLVSRALMYSRSMSTASGEDQEGARADADEPASGSFCIKDVASGDGQMKAQSQLQALEGCIEGLEEGLERLFRNLIKSRVCLLNCVSL from the coding sequence ATGGCTACCCACCTGCGGTCCATCAGTCTGCCCACGAGGCCCCACGCCCTCGTCCTCAAGGCCGAGCAGGAGCTGCAGCGGCTCAGGGCCCTCGCGTcgccgccctcgccaccgccgTCCGCGCACGCCCTGCGCGCGCTGCTCCAGGACCTCGGCGACCTGCACGAGTACGTCGAGGAGGTCGTCCGCCTGCCCACCAACTGGGACGCGCTCCGCCTGCCCCGGCACAGGCGCCTCGTGGAGGCCGAGCTCGAGGGCTCCGTGGCGCTGCTGGACCTCTGCGGCGCCGCCAGGgacggcctcgccgccgccaaggACCAGCTCCGGGACCTGCGCTCGGCGCTCCGCAGGCACCGTCGAGCGGCGTGGAACCCTGAGCAGCTGCCGTCGCGGGGCGACGCGGCCGTCGTCGGCGGCAGGGTGGAGGCGTACGCGGCGGCGCTGAAGAAGGCGAGCAGGGCGATCAGGAGGGGGTGCGGgaggcgcgccgccgccgagacCGCCAGGGATGATTCCTGCGGCGGCGCGCCGAGGCCGGTCGCGATGCTGGCGGAGGTGAGGGAGCTCACCGTCTCTCTCCTGCAAGCGTCCGTGGAGGCCTTGCTGAGGCAGGCCGTCGTCAGGCCGAGCACCGCCGGCAAGTGGTCGCTAGTGTCGAGAGCCCTGATGTACAGCAGGAGCATGAGCACGGCGTCCGGGGAGGATCAGGAGGGCGCTCGTGCTGACGCTGACGAACCAGCGTCTGGTTCTTTCTGCATCAAGGATGTCGCCAGTGGCGATGGGCAGATGAAGGCTCAGAGCCAGCTGCAGGCCCTGGAGGGTTGCATCGAAGGCCTCGAGGAGGGATTGGAGCGCCTGTTCAGGAACCTTATCAAGAGCAGGGTTTGTCTCCTGAACTGCGTCAGCTTGTGA